The following are from one region of the Rhipicephalus microplus isolate Deutch F79 chromosome 1, USDA_Rmic, whole genome shotgun sequence genome:
- the LOC119167196 gene encoding pantetheine hydrolase VNN2-like, with translation MQGMWLLLTAVLCSSTAHAFKAAVYEHVQSKTNSTEQAVAENLQAYWWATENASSEGAHIIVFPEDGILYRLKDREEVAKFAEDVPDINMTICGSQNMSILSNLSCMAQNNSIYLVANLIDRKPCNESDHSCPRDKVKYFNTNVAFDRNGTLVARYHKNHLFIEPFMSPADPFEFAVFNTDFDARVGLFICFDVLFAESSLLVEKHNVTLGVMSSWWFDELPGWYSVGVQQAWSIHNGIPLLASGIQRLEMGSLGSGIYAGRRGPLNYTYSPDGESKLLLADLSRTTSLNPRYPGDELHPKKRFLMQGDVSDHAAQLLGRPKGDSRVCHGDFCCSLSYETRELNDNFVLLARNGLRNIGTYMQLGVQQCILAVCKSDNYTVCKNITTRSTTKFTKLQLTAQFATNAVFPVVASDELALTPKDKWQFETTSTNASTLTLKENGKDEDILHIMLYARLYNADRFTK, from the exons ATGCAAGGCATGTGGCTTCTGCTCACAGCTGTGCTGTGCTCCAGCACCGCACACGCTTTCAAGGCTGCCGTTTATGAGCACGTACAAAGTAAAACCAACTCTACAGAACAAGCAGTTGCAGAAAATTTACAGGCATACTGGTGGGCCACTGAAAATGCATCCAGTGAG GGTGCACACATAATTGTGTTTCCAGAAGATGGCATCCTCTATCGATTGAAAGATCGGGAAGAAGTGGCCAAGTTTGCCGAGGACGTTCCAGACATTAACATGACGATATGCGGGTCTCAGAACATGTCCATTCTTTCCAACTTGAGCTGCATGGCACAAAATAACAGTATATACCTGGTAGCCAACCTCATCGATAGAAAGCCCTGCAACGAGAGTGACCACAGCTGCCCCCGCGACAAGGTCAAATATTTCAACACCAACGTGGCATTCGACCGCAACGGAACACTCGTCGCCAG GTACCACAAGAACCACTTGTTTATCGAACCCTTCATGAGCCCTGCTGACCCATTCGAGTTTGCTGTCTTCAACACAGATTTCGATGCCCGTGTGGGCCTTTTCATTTGTTTCGACGTCCTCTTTGCTGAGTCATCCCTGCTTGTTGAGAAGCACAATGTCACCCTGGGCGTCATGAGCAGCTGGTGGTTCGACGAGCTTCCTGGCTGGTACTCGGTTGGAGTGCAGCAAGCCTGGTCCATACACAACGGAATTCCTCTGCTGGCATCAGGAATTCAGCGTCTTGAAAT GGGCTCCCTAGGAAGTGGCATATACGCTGGACGCCGTGGTCCCCTCAACTACACTTACAGCCCAGATGGGGAGAGCAAGCTACTGCTGGCCGACCTGTCTAGGACCACATCACTGAATCCTAG GTATCCTGGTGACGAGCTTCATCCTAAGAAGCGTTTCCTGATGCAAGGGGACGTGAGCGACCATGCCGCGCAGCTGCTTGGGCGACCCAAGGGCGACAGCCGCGTTTGCCACGGAGACTTTTGTTGCTCACTCTCGTATGAGACTCGAGAACTGAATGACAACTTTGTGCTGCTTGCCAGAAATGGCCTGCGTAATATCGGCACTTACATGCAGCTTGGCGTTCAG CAATGCATCCTCGCCGTCTGCAAATCGGATAATTACACGGTCTGCAAGAACATCACGACTCGCTCGACCACAAAGTTCACCAAGCTGCAATTGACGGCTCAGTTTGCGACAAATGCCGTCTTCCCCGTGGTGGCTTCGGATGAGCTTGCCCTGACACCCAAGGACAAGTGGCAGTTTGAGACGACCTCAACCAACGCAAGCACCCTGACTCTCAAAGAAAATGGCAAGGACGAGGATATTCTGCACATCATGCTGTACGCCCGTTTGTACAATGCTGACAGGTTTACCAAATGA
- the LOC119159709 gene encoding uncharacterized protein LOC119159709 — protein MATPTPKSRQSKTSDRSQESHGSAAISHRHDKTASEGSKSSKEPAVETAIQRHSKTVSENSKSLQSAVVDIASSSKQTQLTTATESRQVVSKSPAGGVSEKSEPEHPVEKPEPAPREGKESSKSPHGTAVDIESSSKRSQPAPIDTAAAESKLSGSKSPADRISENSARQQPEEKPEPAPREKHRQDRTPSKLSNAAERNKKENQAASQTATPMTSGRSGSEKETPTAAPRSQSRRDSPEKRPSSALIEGAADTDLQPLWAQSEGAVVPAWHSFSAGKSPPRDLMSRERRSDTDKGPFSTTPSELSLGPENEGFAEEDEKAVSSRPRASAASTTAGRPDALKSSAAEPPTQLPAEPTTESPVGPPTEPSGKEECEEAQGKEPQDEQPVRIPWWKRSMVTSKQRSADAQIKKETVAPLLRPLSAKYKDSFAYKTVRDRLPVILTKVIDTVFRDRMEIERVLGPEAREETKQIVGRLARLRNEMVTNKPMTPVEDDFEDAEIWNNVLKEYTSKNGREPHWYEAPWLYIETYFYRRIFEAFRLTAKLRDYDPFSKLKQDALYGSFNAVRALCDILRWNTPRDATLETLQQTTYRLVELSLWGNRCDLSLSSGTDTSTQAGSLQLTERLRPYIICSHTDRLMHYLCRLRERNFDGEVVHLHCVLDNSGYELATDLVLLDFLHETQYVNRVTIHVKAIPWFVSDVTRRDLFWTLREMEDSDHTATQALSQRCQHRIMQGVWYVMDDIFWTQSFDYAEMATRRPDLYNLLQSADLLLFKGDLNYRKLVGDLNWNPTVPFKQALRGFEPTFVCALRTLKADTVVGIDPVILDKVAQRSSNWMVTGEYAVIQCAGEEHVKGPSLASTPESVSSPKISGTSTPVHESTNSDSLVHTTASIHKKKSSDMHQEARKPSGTAAEQVNESALNESAASATEPSATAVSKTTIGTTAPASSSTIHEVPQRSSHSSGPDDTKKHSDNSSRSAAKDAPLHKSE, from the exons ATGGCCACTCCTACACCCAAATCGCGGCAATCGAAAACCTCAGACCGATCGCAGGAAAGCCACGGAAGTGCTGCCATAAGTCACCGACACGATAAAACTGCGTCAGAAGGCTCGAAATCATCGAAGGAACCAGCTGTCGAAACCGCGATTCAGCGACACTCAAAAACGGTATCGGAAAACTCGAAATCATTGCAGTCCGCAGTTGTCGATATCGCGTCGTCTTCAAAGCAAACGCAACTAACTACCGCCACCGAAAGTAGGCAAGTGGTGTCCAAATCGCCCGCAGGCGGCGTTTCGGAAAAATCTGAGCCTGAACATCCCGTAGAAAAACCAGAACCGGCACCGCGCGAGGGGAAAGAGAGCTCGAAATCGCCGCATGGCACAGCTGTCGACATCGAGTCGTCTTCAAAACGATCGCAACCAGCGCCGATCGACACAGCCGCCGCCGAAAGTAAGCTCTCGGGGTCCAAATCGCCCGCAGACCGCATTTCGGAAAACTCTGCGCGTCAACAGCCCGAAGAAAAACCAGAACCGGCCCCGCGCGAGAAGCACCGTCAAGATCGGACTCCGTCAAAGTTGTCGAATGCGGCTGAACGTAACAAGAAAGAGAACCAAGCAGCATCCCAAACGGCGACACCGATGACGTCTGGGCGATCCGGCAGCGAAAAGGAAACGCCAACCGCTGCCCCGCGCAGCCAATCGCGGCGGGACTCTCCGGAGAAACGACCGAGCTCGGCGTTAATCGAAGGAGCTGCCGACACGGACCTACAGCCTTTGTGGGCGCAGTCGGAAGGTGCAGTGGTTCCCGCGTGGCACAGTTTCTCCGCCGGAAAGTCACCGCCGCGAGATTTGATGTCGCGAGAACGGCGCTCGGATACGGACAAGGGCCCGTTCTCCACGACACCCAGCGAACTCTCGCTGGGACCCGAAAACGAGGGCTTCGCAGAGGAGGACGAGAAGGCAGTGTCCTCAAGGCCGCGCGCGTCCGCAGCGTCCACGACCGCAGGGCGGCCAGACGCACTGAAGTCGTCTGCTGCTGAACCTCCGACACAACTTCCAGCTGAGCCTACGACCGAATCTCCTGTCGGGCCACCGACCGAGCCTTCAGGCAAAGAAGAATGTGAGGAGGCACAGGGCAAGGAGCCGCAAGACGAACAGCCGGTGAGAATACCATGGTGGAAGCGGTCAATGGTGACATCAAAGCAGCGTTCAGCAGATgctcaaataaaaaaagagactGTGGCTCCACTGCTGCGGCCCCTCAGTGCAAAGTATAAAGACAGCTTTGCTTACAAAACAGTGCGTGACAGGCTGCCAGTCATCTTGACGAAAGTCATTGACACCGTTTTCAGGGACAGGATGGAGATAGAGAGAGTGTTGGGCCCCGAGGCACGCGAGGAGACCAAACAGATTGTGGGACGCCTCGCCAGGCTGCGCAACGAAATGGTTACCAACAAACCCATGACACCCGTAGAAGACGACTTTGAGGATGCAGAAATATGGAACAACGTGCTGAAGGAGTACACGTCAAAAAATGGTCGTGAACCCCACTGGTATGAAGCCCCCTGGCTCTACATTGAGACCTATTTCTATCGGCGCATCTTCGAAGCATTCCGGCTCACAGCCAAGCTGAGAGACTACGACCCCTTCAGTAAGCTCAAGCAGGACGCTCTTTACGGCTCATTCAATGCAGTGCGTGCCCTGTGCGACATTTTGCGTTGGAATACTCCTCGAGATGCCACTTTAGAGACCCTCCAGCAAACCACGTACAG GCTCGTCGAGCTGTCACTTTGGGGTAATCGGTGCGACCTTTCACTGTCTTCTGGTACAGACACTTCAACACAAGCAGGCTCGCTGCAGCTGACTGAAAGACTTCGACCGTACATCATTTGTAGTCACACCGACAGGTTAATGCACTACTTATGCAGGCTCCGAGAACGCAACTTTGATGGCGAGGTTGTTCACTTGCATTGCGTGCTGGACAATTCAGGCTATGAGCTGGCTACTGACTTGGTTCTCCTGGACTTCCTTCACGAGACCCAATACGTGAACAGAGTGACAATCCATGTTAAGGCAATCCCTTGGTTTGTGTCCGATGTGACGCGGCGGGACCTGTTCTGGACACTGCGCGAGATGGAAGACAGTGACCACACCGCAACACAGGCGCTGAGCCAACGGTGCCAGCATCGAATCATGCAAGGAGTGTGGTACGTAATGGACGACATTTTTTGGACACAGTCATTCGACTATGCCGAGATGGCAACGAGACGGCCCGACCTTTACAACCTGTTGCAGTCAGCCGATTTACTACTCTTCAAAGGAGATCTCAACTACAGAAAACTTGTTGGTGACCTTAATTGGAACCCCACTGTTCCCTTCAAGCAAGCACTGCGAGGCTTTGAGCCAACGTTCGTGTGTGCCTTGCGCACGCTAAAAGCAGACACTGTGGTGGGCATAGACCCAGTGATTCTCGATAAAGTGGCACAGAGGTCGTCTAATTGGATGGTGACTGGCGAGTACGCTGTGATTCAGTGCGCCGGAGAAGAGCATGTGAAAGGGCCTAGCTTGGCTTCCACACCGGAGAGTGTCAGTAGCCCTAAAATATCTGGCACTTCTACACCAGTGCATGAATCGACAAATTCTGATTCGTTGGTGCACACTACTGCGTCAATCCACAAAAAGAAAAGCTCCGACATGCATCAAGAAGCAAGAAAACCCTCAGGCACTGCCGCTGAACAAGTGAATGAAAGTGCGCTAAATGAGTCAGCAGCTAGTGCCACAGAGCCTAGCGCAACAGCAGTCAGCAAAACCACGATTGGCACTACAGCTCCTGCTTCGAGCAGTACCATTCATGAAGTGCCACAACGGAGTAGCCACAGTTCTGGGCCTGATGACACAAAGAAGCACAGTGACAACAGTTCACGCTCTGCAGCCAAGGATGCACCACTCCATAAGTCAGAATGA